One Podarcis raffonei isolate rPodRaf1 chromosome 18, rPodRaf1.pri, whole genome shotgun sequence genomic window carries:
- the DUS3L gene encoding tRNA-dihydrouridine(47) synthase [NAD(P)(+)]-like isoform X3, with product MEAAGVAPIRAQYLSTKEKFHTYLDREGEATNEKDGDVLAAEDSAEKNTGGDLNEPPAKLQKLGKDESNAEEKSSPEEENRTAKEPQGQKRARGQNKGRPCMKPSHYEKNRLCPSVVQERAEKCFFGSRCRFLHSVKEYMATKPPDLGDSCILFKMFGRCMYGVTCRFASAHLGEDYENVIDEGLLKQREGKPPAVKNSLSKDLQQQLRKKKFPFDKSNQYLCRLAKPNHAKGAGSQAAVPHPTVRREAADSSASPGSVDLRAAGEEAAKVGPSSPKEGPMLEEPESPSQLPPAMESALKTSGVVTDEDLVKLRPCEKRKLDLHEKLYLAPLTTCGNLPFRRICKRFGADVTCGEMAVCTNLLQGQSSEWALLKRHNTEDLFGVQLEGAFPDTMTKCAELLNRTIEVDFVDINVGCPIDLIYNKGGGCGLMSRPNKFEQIVRGMNYVLDVPLTVKIRTGVQEKTNLAHKLIPSIREWGASMVTLHGRSREQRYTKAANWDYIAVCAKIASPMPLFDQWSAAELACGLPQRTSRGSESNSFLSSSLKSLDWTLGGE from the exons GTACCTCTCTACAAAAGAAAAGTTCCACACGTACCTTGATCGGGAAGGGGAGGCGACGAATGAGAAAGATGGCGATGTGCTAGCTGCAGAGGACAGTGCAGAGAAAAATACCGGTGGAGACCTGAATGAGCCTCCTGCCAAACTGCAGAAGCTGGGAAAAGATGAAAGCAATGCAGAAGAAAAGAGCTCGCCGGAAGAGGAAAACAGAACTGCGAAGGAGCCTCAGGGCCAAAAAAGGGCCCGGGGGCAGAATAAGGGCCGCCCTTGCATGAAGCCGAGTCACTACGAGAAGAACCGCCTCTGCCCATCAGTCGTCCAG GAACGGGCCGAGAAGTGCTTCTTCGGCTCCCGCTGCCGTTTCCTACACAGCGTCAAAGAATATATGGCCACCAAGCCGCCGGACCTGGGAGACAGCTGCATACTCTTCAAGATGTTCGGCAGGTGTATGTATGGGGTCACCTGCCGGTTTGCTTCAGCCCACCTGGGCGAGGACTACGAGAACGTCATCGATGAAGGCCTCTTGAAGCAGCGGGAGGGGAAGCCGCCAGCCGTCAAGAACAGCCTCAGCAAAGACCTCCAGCAGCAACTGCGCAAAAAGAAGTTCCCTTTCGACAAGTCCAACCAGTACCTCTGCCGCTTAGCTAAGCCCAACCACGCGAAGGGGGCTGGGAGCCAAGCGGCGGTCCCACACCCCACCGTGAGGAGAGAGGCCGCGGACTCTTCCGCCTCCCCAGGAAGCGTGGATCTCAGAGCTGCAGGAGAAGAGGCGGCAAAGGTTGGTCCTTCGTCGCCAAAAGAAGGTCCTATGCTGGAGGAACCAGAGAGTCCAAGTCAGCTGCCGCCCGCAATGGAATCCGCACTCAAAACGTCTGGGGTTGTGACAGATGAAGATCTTGTGAAACTCAGACCGTGTGAGAAGAGAAAG TTAGATCTCCACGAGAAGCTTTATTTAGCTCCTTTAACAACG TGCGGCAACCTTCCTTTCCGAAGAATATGCAAGCGGTTTGGGGCGGACGTCACCTGCGGCGAGATGGCTGTTTGCACGAACCTGCTCCAGGGTCAGTCGTCCGAGTGGGCATTGCTGAAGAGACACAACACAGAGGATCTCTTTGGCGTTCAG CTGGAAGGAGCGTTCCCAGACACCATGACCAAGTGCGCAGAGCTTCTCAACCGGACCATCGAAGTGGATTTTGTGGACATCAATGTGGGCTGCCCTATCGACCTCATCTATAACAAG GGGGGAGGATGTGGCTTAATGAGCCGTCCCAACAAGTTTGAGCAGATTGTCCGAGGCATGAACTAC GTGCTAGATGTTCCCTTGACTGTGAAGATCCGGACCGGGGTACAAGAGAAAACCAACCTGGCTCACAAACTAATTCCCAGCATCCGGGAGTGGGGTGCCTCTATGGTCACG CTTCACGGCCGGTCGAGGGAGCAGCGGTACACAAAGGCGGCAAACTGGGACTACATTGCAGTGTGTGCAAAAATTGCCAGTCCGATGCCACTTTTCG ATCAGTGGTCAGCAGCTGAACTGGCCTGTGGGCTGCCACAAAGAACGTCACGGGGGTCAGAGAGCAATTcgtttctctcctcctctctgaAATCTCTAGATTGGACTCTTGGAGGTGAGTGA